A window of Fusarium oxysporum Fo47 chromosome II, complete sequence genomic DNA:
AAAGATAACTGCAGTGTAGTTCGCGATGTAGCCTTTAACGCGACCGAGAGAAAACTCAGGAGGCTGCGAAAGCACCATTTGTCGGCCTCGAATCAGAAGGATAAGCACAGGTGCTGCATACGAGAGGTTGAGGAATAGTGTGCAGCTTGCGATATAAGCATTGAAAGCAACCTCGGGGCCTTTGGGCACATTAGTGGTAAGAAGCAAATGGTGCAGGAAAGAAACTTACCCAGATAAAGAAGTCCAAAGAGAAGGTTGAAAACAGCCTGCACGACAATAGCCCGAACAGGAACGTTAAGCTTAGGATGAAGATGCGAGAGACTTCACCATGTTAGCTATGTTCGGTAGAGGGCTAAGATTATGCTTACTATCTGGAAAAGGGAGTACCACCATCTCGTGCCATGGCCCAGATAAGACGACTGCCAGAAGTAACACAGCCATTGGCACCGTTGACGAAACACAaggcaacagcaacagtGAGTACGGTTGCAGCAGCTCGGCTGTTAGTCGCTTGCAGTATCATCTCGGTAAGGGGGCTCTGTGTAGGCGATGCAAGGAGCAGATCAAGATCGACGAAGCAAAATAgcatgacgatgatgaagaaaatTCCGCTGAGGACAGTTAGATAGAGATTCTGGAAGGGACCTGTCAGAACTTACGTCGTGCCTCCAACGAGGACTGCAGCAACCATAGCTTGTGGGGCATCCTTGGACGGTCGAGGCATTTCTTCGGTCATGTGTGCCACGGCATCCCAGCTGCAGCGTGTTAGCTATGCTTGGTAGAAAACAGTGCATTACTTAGTACTTACCCAATGAAGCTCAGAGCTGACTGTAGCAGTCCAAGCATCCAAGCCGTGCCATCACTCCATCCAGTGGTATTGGAGAAGTTGGTAAAGACGAACTGGGCGTCGGTCTTCGGAGAGGTAGCGAGAAGGACGATGCTGATCACGATGACGCTGAGCAAAGACCAGTACACTAAGGAGGGTCAGTTCAGATAGCGGTTTGTCCGTGGCTCGGCTTACAAGCGCCCTCGTTCCATCGGTTTAGAATAGGATAGGCAAAGATGTTCAAGAACACGCCAACAATAGACACAGCGACGAACATCAAGTACGTGCCCCATTGGGTGATTTCGTAGCTACCTCCAGAGCCAACGACAGCTGCAGCAGCCAGAAATCGAGCTGTGACATGTGAGCAATTGTTTTCTCAATGATCATAAATACCTACCTCCGAAGTAGGCTGCAGTTGTGTTGAGAGTCAACCAGCCCGCAATATTTGTCCATCCTACGAGGAAGCTCTGTTACAATTAGCGATATGCATAAAAAGTAGTATTAGTATATCTCACGTTGATACCCTTCCATTTCTTTGAAGAAAGAGCAAATGAATAGTGATACTGTCCTCCAGCTGTAGGATATAGAGACGCCAATTCTCCAACACTTGCAGCCAAGCAAATATTGCAAAGAACGCAGAAAATAAAGCCATAAACGAAACTAACAGAGCCGCCCGATGGCATTACTAGACCTATTGATCCAGCAAGAGAAATCCATGTACTGCACTCAATTAGCGACTTTCATGTGACGAGATGGGACTTCTTACTTGAGAATGGCAAAAGCCATGCCGATCATAGTGATCTTTGAGAACCTCTTCTGGAGGTGACCCTCCTGGACCGGTGCATCGCTCGCCATACTTGCTACTGTCAATTACGGTAGACTAAGACGAAAGGGAACAGAGATGAGGTTTAAGCTATTACCCCAGACCAGATATAAAAAGCTGAACGTTTGTCTTATCGCGCGTTGGTTGGTAACTTACTCGCGACGGGCGCCCAATTAGCGGGTAATGAGCCCTCCGCCTCCGCGTTGCGGGGGAAATTGATCAAATGATGGGCTAGACCAAAAGCGGTAAGCAATAGCTTAGGAAAACTGGCATGAGGCGTATTTTTAGGTTCCATTGTCCCGTATTTCTCGGCAGATAAGGCTGCGAGATAGCGGGACACCCTTGTTCTAGAATCGGATCATGGGTGGAAAGGGGGGTTGAAAAGGAGAGGATGAGGTGATGATAGGAGAAGGAATTCTAATTGATATTGATAAGATGTAGATTGGTATTCCTAAGAATAGTACGGAGTATTCAGTATATGATACTTCTCGAAAGAATGGCATACATTTATAGTTAATTCTCTGATGGTCGTTCCATACAGTGCAGGGTAGATGGGAACGTACTCATCAATCAGCTCCAACATTGAAGTGCGTAAGCTGCCAAGGTCCTCGTGCTTTGGAACGATAGTgtaagataaataaatatagGCTCGCTGTTTTTTATTTGTAGAGACTTAGTATAGGTACACCCAGGTTGTTCTAGTTTTTAGTCCTTGTGTTGTCACCCAACATGCCTTTTCATCACTCAACAACGATCCTTTAGTTGCTGGAGACATTCCAAGCTGTGTCCTGATTCTTCATGCCTGAAAGTAGATGACTACTAAGAATTTATAAGAGTATTCGTGTCTTACTAGAAGTAGAAGCATTCTGatatataatttatcttCGTTTACGAGATTGATGCTGTGTAGAGCTCTTGTATCTACATCTCGTAAACTTTCAACAAAGCAGACACGAAGCCTCCATAAGTTTTGAATATCATCCCGAGTAAAAGCGTAACTACAGGCATTCCGGAACATGATTCTCTGTAATTGAATCTCTCAATTCTTATTCCCAGAGTTTTTCTTAGATGCCTCGACCCTTTCCTCGACCTTAGAAATCTTCGCAGTCAGTAGGAGGCTTGGGTATGAGAGTACTTAGACATACCACGCTTTTCGAAGGAGAGGAGCTGGCATCTTGAGTCCATGCACCAGCGTGGGCAACCAGAATATTCTGATCTTTTTTATCCTTGTGCTTGACGGGATCCAGAGCCATATTGAAACAAAAGGTGCAATCAAAGAGGTATATTTGATAAGAAACTCGTAGTTTTAATGATTTAAGCAGCAGAGGACAATTTCAGAGTTGTATTCAAGCTTGTCACCATGATCAACATCCTATATAGTGAACAATTGAAATCATCCTGCCATGAAGCTACTCTCTAGATTATAGGCCTATCTCTGCTATGCTTGGTTATGAAGCCACACAACAGCCCTAACGCTGCTCAGAAACCTATCGTAATCTTTGGCATTGCTAATTCTGGAAAAGCCAAACTTTCTTAATCATGTGGCAAACAGATCTATTGATGATTGACAGATTGCCCCAAAAC
This region includes:
- a CDS encoding amino acid permease-domain-containing protein, with the protein product MEPKNTPHASFPKLLLTAFGLAHHLINFPRNAEAEGSLPANWAPVATSMASDAPVQEGHLQKRFSKITMIGMAFAILNTWISLAGSIGLVMPSGGSVSFVYGFIFCVLCNICLAASVGELASLYPTAGGQYHYSFALSSKKWKGINSFLVGWTNIAGWLTLNTTAAYFGARFLAAAAVVGSGGSYEITQWGTYLMFVAVSIVGVFLNIFAYPILNRWNEGALYWSLLSVIVISIVLLATSPKTDAQFVFTNFSNTTGWSDGTAWMLGLLQSALSFIGWDAVAHMTEEMPRPSKDAPQAMVAAVLVGGTTGIFFIIVMLFCFVDLDLLLASPTQSPLTEMILQATNSRAAATVLTVAVALCFVNGANGCVTSGSRLIWAMARDGGTPFSRYLSHLHPKLNVPVRAIVVQAVFNLLFGLLYLGPEVAFNAYIASCTLFLNLSYAAPVLILLIRGRQMVLSQPPEFSLGRVKGYIANYTAVIFVAVTSVFFCFPPAIPINVSTMNYVTAVLGIFIVFVTVLWLGKRKSYEGPKLECILGEELPVTDTVSQRGPKEISSSSTSKHDE